Proteins encoded together in one Chitinophaga lutea window:
- a CDS encoding VanZ family protein, protein MRKIAPDKWKHFWVGIPMGIVLQTTAWYLYPPLMYLLAFLAVCAVSYGFELLSLITGKGHHDVKDAIASIIGGVIGMGLFALWLFVC, encoded by the coding sequence ATGCGTAAAATAGCACCGGATAAATGGAAACACTTTTGGGTGGGCATACCGATGGGAATCGTCTTACAGACCACCGCCTGGTATTTGTACCCGCCGCTCATGTACCTGCTGGCGTTTTTAGCCGTATGTGCCGTGAGTTATGGATTCGAGCTGCTCTCCCTGATCACCGGCAAGGGACATCACGACGTGAAAGATGCCATCGCCAGCATTATCGGCGGGGTCATCGGGATGGGTTTGTTTGCACTCTGGCTGTTCGTTTGTTGA
- a CDS encoding NIPSNAP family protein — MKKASLFFCLLLMCCGFTASAGEFYQIKIYHLKSETQVARVDSFLSTAFLPALHRAGIKHVGVFKPIEQDTADLRLYVLIPFKSLEQFEKLPLLLERDAVFKKSGSSYINAEYNNTPYARIESILLKAFSGMQKLEAPALTGPKRDRVYELRSYEGPTEKYYVNKVKMFNDGDEIGLFRRLGFNAVFYGEVLAGSHMPNLMYMTAFKDQADRDAHWKTFSGDPEWKKLSAMQEYKNNVSKNEKFFLRPTEYSDL, encoded by the coding sequence ATGAAAAAAGCTAGCCTGTTTTTTTGTTTACTGCTGATGTGCTGCGGTTTTACCGCATCCGCCGGCGAATTTTACCAGATAAAGATCTATCACCTGAAATCGGAAACCCAGGTGGCCCGCGTCGACAGTTTCCTGAGCACCGCCTTCCTCCCGGCCCTGCACCGCGCAGGCATCAAACATGTGGGTGTGTTCAAGCCCATCGAGCAGGACACGGCCGACCTCCGGCTGTATGTGCTCATTCCTTTTAAATCGCTGGAGCAGTTTGAAAAACTGCCCCTCCTGCTGGAAAGGGATGCTGTGTTTAAAAAAAGCGGCAGCAGCTATATCAACGCCGAGTACAATAACACGCCATATGCGCGGATCGAATCCATCCTGCTGAAAGCGTTCAGCGGTATGCAGAAGCTGGAAGCCCCCGCGCTGACGGGCCCGAAAAGAGACAGGGTATACGAGCTGCGGAGTTATGAAGGCCCCACGGAAAAGTACTACGTGAATAAAGTGAAGATGTTCAACGACGGCGATGAAATCGGGCTGTTCAGGAGACTCGGTTTCAACGCGGTGTTTTACGGCGAGGTACTGGCCGGCAGCCATATGCCGAACCTGATGTACATGACTGCGTTTAAAGACCAGGCTGACCGTGATGCGCACTGGAAAACGTTTTCCGGCGACCCCGAATGGAAAAAACTCTCCGCCATGCAGGAATACAAAAACAACGTATCTAAAAACGAAAAGTTTTTCCTGCGGCCTACGGAGTATTCTGATCTTTGA
- a CDS encoding DUF3999 family protein, translated as MKKASLSVWLLGLSLQGFAQEPPAFTWQAKLPVPDSTGFYHIALTPAVSRMAYRDGRWDIRIYTQKQEVPYVLYSDFSGSQPPSVFQPLPVINQSPGMLVFANKSRRTLDCFDIVYKNSRVRKTIQVNGSDDGQQWYGVTEQFLFDPSAGDAGTGVTSIQRIQIPRSNYAFYRLRISDTVHAPLLIEQIGIPEFPTRPPAYTAIPGVRMTPVKAARPKESAYLIDLQGIYPADRLTLKISSPALYHRQALLQQNSTRTTVTSFTLSSETPATIELPRTGYDSLYLVVLNEDSPPLTISGVEVMQKNHYLVARLEKGKTYVLCGGAPAAVPPQYDLQFFKERLNDFVVEVMTPAAPTLLAQTAPPTPAAGFFNSRWWIWAGILLIIAVLGLLVPRLVRDIKDQNTP; from the coding sequence ATGAAGAAAGCAAGCCTTAGCGTATGGCTGCTCGGCCTGAGCCTCCAGGGCTTCGCGCAGGAACCGCCGGCCTTCACCTGGCAGGCGAAGTTGCCCGTACCCGATAGCACCGGGTTCTATCACATCGCCCTGACGCCCGCCGTGAGCCGCATGGCCTACCGCGATGGCCGGTGGGATATCAGGATATACACACAAAAACAGGAAGTGCCCTATGTGCTGTACAGCGACTTCAGCGGTTCACAACCACCCTCCGTTTTCCAGCCGCTGCCCGTCATTAATCAGTCGCCCGGCATGCTCGTGTTTGCCAATAAAAGCCGTCGCACCCTGGATTGTTTCGACATCGTTTATAAAAACTCCCGCGTGCGCAAAACCATCCAGGTAAACGGAAGCGACGACGGGCAACAGTGGTACGGCGTCACGGAGCAGTTCCTCTTCGACCCCTCCGCGGGGGATGCAGGCACCGGCGTCACTTCCATTCAGCGCATCCAGATACCACGATCGAACTACGCATTTTACCGGCTGCGCATATCCGATACGGTACATGCACCGCTGCTGATCGAACAGATCGGCATACCGGAATTCCCAACCCGGCCACCGGCTTATACCGCCATTCCCGGAGTGCGCATGACGCCCGTTAAGGCTGCCCGCCCCAAAGAAAGCGCATATCTCATCGATTTGCAGGGCATTTATCCGGCAGACAGATTGACGTTGAAGATTTCCTCGCCGGCACTATATCACCGGCAGGCCCTGCTGCAGCAAAACAGCACCCGCACCACTGTTACATCGTTCACCCTTTCTTCCGAAACACCGGCCACGATTGAACTGCCCCGTACGGGATACGACAGCCTGTACCTGGTCGTTCTCAATGAAGACAGTCCTCCCCTGACCATCAGCGGCGTGGAGGTCATGCAAAAAAATCATTACCTCGTGGCGCGGCTGGAAAAAGGAAAAACATATGTATTGTGCGGAGGAGCGCCCGCTGCCGTACCGCCGCAATACGACCTGCAGTTTTTTAAAGAAAGGCTGAATGATTTTGTGGTGGAAGTAATGACACCCGCTGCGCCCACACTACTCGCGCAAACAGCACCGCCCACACCCGCCGCCGGCTTCTTTAACAGCCGTTGGTGGATATGGGCGGGCATCTTATTGATCATCGCAGTGCTTGGCCTGCTGGTACCGCGGCTGGTGCGCGATATCAAAGATCAGAATACTCCGTAG
- a CDS encoding TonB-dependent receptor, with product MKRLIHLILLLLCAQGISAQNTSGVIKGTVRTSDGQPAPFVSVLLKNNNRGVVTDMKGEFSFRRLQPGAYTILVTLVGYEPLEKEVRVAGTETVNVPLQLTVSNLQLQEVTIKGTQPSKKESEYIARLPIKNIENPQVYNVVNKELMKEQMITTFDDAIKNAPGVSRLWSSTGRPGDGAGYFIVRGFSVQPTMIDGVAGLTNGGIDPANTERIEVIKGPSGTLFGSSLVSFGGLMNIVTKKPYDTFGGDITYTAGGFGLNRVTADINTPLDGEKKFLLRVNAAYHNEGSFQDAGFKKSFFFAPSFSYQASDRLSFHLNTEIYNAESTNTLMVFLNRNRQLIARTPAELGIDFNRSFTSNDISYKTPTTNLVGQIKYKLSDTWTSQTVAAHSIRKSDGYYSYVMFLDAADPKPNDSLLSRFVYTQNQQAITTNVQQNFIGDFKLGSLRNRVVVGVDFLNQQTTNNYSPYALFDIVSAVNARDPRYGQLTRPAVDAKLGSLTSGYTKNAATTYAYGAYISDVLNITKALSAMMSLRFDYFDNKGTKNHLTGALTGNYNQRAFSPKFGLVYQVVQDKVSLFANYMNGFRNITAAQPNPALGLDIKYKPQQANQLEGGVKVELLNNSINFTASYYDIKVTNMSRQVTAKGNDGVDYNYTIQDGVQRSKGFEADANVTPVTGLNLFAGYGYNDSKMVESAPNVKGRRPTSAGPQHVANFWLGYTTPGGSLQGLGAGFGGNYASENVTTNDLNTGIFTLPAYTVLNATVFYQAKSFRLAVKLDNIANKEYFGGWTTVEKQLPRRLSASAGFRF from the coding sequence ATGAAACGACTTATACACCTGATACTGTTGCTCCTGTGCGCTCAGGGCATTTCAGCTCAAAATACATCCGGCGTCATTAAAGGAACCGTTCGCACCAGCGACGGGCAGCCGGCTCCCTTCGTCAGCGTATTGCTCAAAAACAATAACCGCGGGGTGGTGACAGACATGAAAGGGGAATTTTCCTTCCGCCGCCTGCAGCCCGGCGCCTATACTATCCTGGTAACGCTGGTGGGTTACGAGCCACTGGAGAAAGAAGTACGTGTAGCCGGTACCGAAACGGTGAATGTGCCGCTTCAGCTGACGGTTTCCAATTTACAACTCCAGGAAGTGACCATCAAAGGCACCCAGCCATCCAAAAAGGAAAGCGAGTACATTGCCCGTCTGCCCATCAAAAATATCGAGAACCCGCAGGTATATAATGTGGTGAACAAGGAACTGATGAAAGAACAGATGATTACCACGTTTGACGACGCTATCAAAAACGCTCCCGGCGTCAGCCGGCTCTGGTCTTCCACCGGCCGCCCCGGCGATGGTGCGGGATATTTCATCGTCAGAGGGTTCAGTGTGCAGCCTACGATGATAGACGGCGTGGCCGGGCTTACCAATGGAGGTATCGATCCCGCCAACACCGAGCGCATCGAAGTGATCAAAGGCCCCTCCGGTACTTTGTTCGGCAGCAGCCTCGTGTCTTTTGGCGGGCTCATGAACATCGTTACCAAAAAACCATATGATACCTTCGGCGGCGATATTACTTACACCGCCGGCGGATTCGGGCTGAACCGCGTGACGGCCGACATCAACACCCCGCTGGATGGGGAAAAGAAATTCCTGCTCCGTGTAAACGCCGCTTACCATAACGAAGGCAGTTTCCAGGACGCCGGGTTCAAAAAATCGTTCTTCTTCGCCCCCAGCTTCAGCTACCAGGCAAGCGACCGCCTTTCTTTCCACCTCAACACGGAAATCTACAACGCGGAAAGCACCAATACGCTGATGGTATTCCTTAACCGTAACCGCCAGCTGATCGCCAGAACACCGGCGGAACTGGGCATTGACTTCAACCGCTCTTTCACCAGCAACGACATCAGTTACAAAACGCCCACCACCAACCTGGTAGGCCAGATCAAATACAAACTCAGCGATACCTGGACCTCACAAACCGTGGCCGCTCACAGCATCCGCAAAAGCGACGGCTACTACTCCTACGTGATGTTCCTCGATGCGGCAGATCCCAAACCCAACGATTCCCTGCTTTCCCGCTTTGTTTACACCCAAAACCAGCAGGCCATCACCACCAACGTACAGCAGAACTTCATCGGCGACTTCAAGCTCGGCAGCCTGCGCAACAGGGTGGTAGTTGGCGTGGACTTCCTCAACCAGCAAACGACGAATAACTATTCACCCTACGCATTGTTCGATATAGTTAGTGCGGTCAACGCAAGAGATCCCCGTTACGGCCAGCTCACCCGGCCCGCAGTAGACGCTAAGCTGGGCAGTCTCACCAGCGGCTATACAAAAAATGCGGCTACCACCTATGCTTACGGCGCGTACATCTCCGATGTGCTCAATATCACCAAAGCACTGTCTGCCATGATGAGCCTCCGCTTCGACTACTTCGACAATAAAGGCACAAAGAACCACCTCACCGGCGCGCTGACTGGCAATTACAACCAGCGCGCATTTTCTCCGAAATTCGGCCTGGTGTACCAGGTGGTGCAGGATAAGGTAAGCCTGTTTGCCAACTATATGAACGGATTCCGCAACATCACTGCCGCGCAGCCCAACCCCGCATTGGGCCTCGATATCAAATACAAACCACAGCAGGCCAACCAACTGGAAGGCGGTGTGAAAGTGGAACTGCTGAACAACAGCATCAACTTTACCGCCAGCTACTATGACATTAAAGTAACCAACATGTCGCGCCAGGTAACCGCCAAAGGCAACGACGGTGTTGACTATAATTATACCATACAGGATGGCGTACAGCGCAGCAAGGGTTTTGAAGCGGATGCGAACGTTACCCCCGTAACCGGCCTGAACCTTTTTGCGGGTTATGGTTATAACGATAGCAAAATGGTAGAATCCGCTCCCAACGTCAAAGGCAGAAGGCCCACCAGCGCAGGCCCTCAGCACGTCGCCAATTTCTGGCTGGGCTATACTACCCCCGGTGGCTCACTGCAGGGGCTGGGCGCGGGTTTTGGTGGCAACTACGCCAGCGAAAACGTCACCACCAACGATCTCAACACGGGTATTTTTACGCTGCCCGCTTACACCGTGCTGAACGCAACGGTATTTTATCAGGCGAAGTCTTTCCGCCTTGCGGTTAAACTGGACAACATCGCCAACAAAGAATATTTCGGCGGCTGGACGACGGTTGAGAAACAACTGCCGCGCCGCCTCTCCGCCAGCGCCGGTTTCCGGTTCTGA
- a CDS encoding MerR family transcriptional regulator: protein MENTYTVKQLAALAGVSVRTLHHYDACGLLKPGKRSPAGYRLYGPYELYRLQQIMFYKELDFPLENIAAILDDPDFELTPALEAHEKALQARRDRISTLLETIHKTLEKLKGGPVMLTDKDLYEGFPKGNTYREEAVAKWGREAVEKSENNLRKLDKAELLKLRSRFDEIRSELGGLMHLPASHPKVQKVIHTHFELIKRFWGETVPEAERLAAYAGLAKLYINDERYTQTPDGKSDPAYAAFIAEGMTYYSTHPA from the coding sequence ATGGAAAATACTTATACCGTCAAGCAACTGGCGGCGCTCGCAGGGGTGAGTGTGCGCACGCTTCACCACTACGACGCCTGCGGTTTGTTGAAGCCCGGCAAACGCAGCCCGGCGGGGTACCGTTTATACGGGCCATACGAACTGTACCGGTTGCAACAGATCATGTTTTACAAGGAGCTGGATTTTCCGCTGGAAAACATTGCGGCCATCCTCGACGATCCGGACTTTGAGCTGACGCCGGCCCTTGAGGCACATGAGAAAGCCCTGCAGGCAAGGCGGGACAGGATTTCCACCTTACTCGAAACCATTCACAAAACACTTGAAAAATTAAAAGGAGGGCCTGTTATGCTCACAGATAAAGATTTGTACGAAGGTTTCCCCAAGGGAAACACCTATCGCGAAGAGGCGGTGGCCAAATGGGGCCGCGAAGCCGTTGAAAAAAGCGAAAACAACCTGCGGAAACTGGATAAAGCGGAATTGCTGAAATTGAGAAGCCGGTTCGATGAGATCCGCAGCGAACTGGGCGGACTGATGCACCTGCCGGCCTCGCACCCTAAAGTGCAAAAAGTGATACATACACATTTTGAGCTGATCAAACGCTTCTGGGGAGAAACCGTACCCGAAGCGGAGCGGCTGGCGGCCTATGCCGGCCTGGCTAAATTGTATATCAACGACGAAAGGTATACCCAAACGCCGGACGGCAAATCCGACCCGGCCTATGCAGCCTTTATTGCAGAGGGAATGACTTATTATTCCACCCACCCCGCATAA